GCTGCCTCCTCGTTAAACGGATCGGGACTGGCTCCCATGATGTAGTTGACCAGGGTGATGATGTCCAGCACGTTGACCAGGCCATCCTCGTTCACATCCGCACACAGGATTTCATCCTCCGGCACACTTGGAACAGAAGCCTGTACATTGTTTGTGAAGGCAAATAGCATTACCGCTATCAGGATAATCACAGTGTATAATCGTTTCATAGGAGAAAGAATTTCGGTTGTCAAGGCGTTAAATATACAAAGATTCGATAGGTTATACAAACAGGGTACTGATATGCGGACTTATTTCATGAGCGATACAGATTTCTGTATGAATATCAGGAGTTTTTCAATAAGCGGAATGGATGGATTATAAGAAAAAGGTCCCTCACTTCGTTCGGGATGACGGGCGCGCAAGGAGTATTAAGGGCAGCGGTGCGGCACACCATTGTAAATTTTCAGATGTGTGCCGCACCGCTGCCTGCTCTGATTTATCGCGAGCCGTCATCCCGAGTGAAACGAGGGATCTGTCTAATGTCAACGATCACCGTCATCCTAAAGCACAACGAGGGATCTCTTTACCCTCTTGGTACCGTCATTTGGCGCATCGGTTCTGCCTGCGGGCGGAATTCAATTAATCAATTCACCCTTCGCGCTCTGCGCTCACGGCGCAAGCTGATCCTGGATGCAACGCACAGAAAATCCGAGATCCTTGTAGTCGGGTTCCCGGTATGAATAGGCGGAGTTGAAGTACAGGTATCGGGTCCATGCAGTGTAGGCATCGTCCTGCGAGGAAGTCCAGAAGAAATTGTAATACCCCAGCATTTCGAAGCCCAGCCGGAGGTAACTGCGGTTTCCTGCCGGAAGGCCTGTGAAACCGCTGGAATTGGTGGCACCCTCATTCGGATCAATCCAGTGTTCGGTTCCTGCTTCTTTAAGATTGCCACCTGCATCGCTTCCTCTCCAGCTCGTCCTGTCCCACTCGGGATCCCCGACCCCATAATCACTATCAACCGTCCCCTCCAGTATCTTCCACTCATTGTCGGTTGGAATATGCCAGCCGGATGGACAAATGCCCTGAGCGCCTTCTGTTGCCATATATTGCATCGCTTCCGGCCATTCGTACAATCCGCCATATGTATCACAATAGGTGATATCATTTTCGTAACAATATCGCTCAATGATATCATTGTCCGTTTGCAGAAATCCCCCTGAAGTGCTGTTGATCATGACCCCGACGTTCAGGTTCTCTGCCATCCAGCATTGCGTACCGATCAGAACCGTGGTGTAGGACTGCCCTTCATAATCCAGATCATCCCCGCAGGTAAACCCGGCAGAAGCAAAGCTGATCACTACCTCATCCACAGAACTCCCGCACTGCGTTGTAATCGTCCAGGAAAGTGTGTACTCATTCCCAACCACACCCTGAAACTCACTGGCCGGGCTTGCGGGAGTAACAATTGTTCCACCCGTTCCGTTTTCGATCGCCCATACTCCTGTGCCATAGGTGGGAGTATTTCCTGCCAGGGTGGTGGATGTGCCGGGTACATCCACCTGATCCGGGCCGGCATTGGATTGTGTGGGTTCCGGCCAGCAGCCCATGAGGCAACGCACGGATAGCCCGTTTTGTTTGCTGTCGGCGTCCCGAAAGATGGCAGCATCGTTATAGATCAGCCGCCTGTCGACTGCGCTATTTGTGTTTTGCTGTGAAGAAGTCCAAAAGACCCCCTGCGCATTGATATTGTTAAAAAAACCGCTACCTGACTGTGATCCGCCTGGAAGACCTGTAAATCCACACTCATTGGTTGCTCCTGTATTTG
The nucleotide sequence above comes from Bacteroidales bacterium. Encoded proteins:
- a CDS encoding FISUMP domain-containing protein; the encoded protein is VTYEGHIYNTVQIGDQCWLRENLNVGMMVNGNINQANNDILEKFCYDNNPENCVIYGGLYEWREALQYVTGEGAQGICPAGWHIASDDEWQILEGTIDSQYPVGDPEWDNTGLRGLDAGGKLKETGSTHWDTPNTGATNECGFTGLPGGSQSGSGFFNNINAQGVFWTSSQQNTNSAVDRRLIYNDAAIFRDADSKQNGLSVRCLMGCWPEPTQSNAGPDQVDVPGTSTTLAGNTPTYGTGVWAIENGTGGTIVTPASPASEFQGVVGNEYTLSWTITTQCGSSVDEVVISFASAGFTCGDDLDYEGQSYTTVLIGTQCWMAENLNVGVMINSTSGGFLQTDNDIIERYCYENDITYCDTYGGLYEWPEAMQYMATEGAQGICPSGWHIPTDNEWKILEGTVDSDYGVGDPEWDRTSWRGSDAGGNLKEAGTEHWIDPNEGATNSSGFTGLPAGNRSYLRLGFEMLGYYNFFWTSSQDDAYTAWTRYLYFNSAYSYREPDYKDLGFSVRCIQDQLAP